From Streptomyces mirabilis, a single genomic window includes:
- a CDS encoding GFA family protein produces the protein MNATPAAGAQRTEPAEDRTGGCLCGRIRFTAQGPAVFPHTCECGHCQKLGGTPVMWWVGFETVTWTGESEPRWYETFEGEAKRGFCPTCGSRVAAIDSGIPEIGINVTALDDTSGTDLVPIHASFRDNAVHWLPPVPETKHSAAG, from the coding sequence ATGAACGCCACCCCAGCCGCCGGAGCCCAGCGAACCGAACCAGCCGAGGATCGCACCGGCGGCTGCCTCTGCGGTCGCATCCGCTTCACCGCCCAGGGCCCCGCAGTCTTCCCCCACACCTGTGAATGTGGACATTGCCAGAAGCTCGGCGGCACCCCCGTGATGTGGTGGGTGGGATTCGAGACGGTCACCTGGACCGGTGAGAGCGAGCCGCGCTGGTACGAGACCTTCGAAGGCGAGGCGAAGCGCGGCTTCTGCCCGACCTGCGGCAGCCGCGTCGCGGCGATCGACAGCGGCATCCCGGAGATCGGCATCAACGTCACCGCCCTTGACGACACGAGCGGCACTGACCTTGTGCCCATTCACGCATCCTTCCGCGACAACGCCGTGCACTGGCTGCCCCCGGTGCCGGAGACCAAGCACAGCGCGGCCGGTTGA
- a CDS encoding MerR family transcriptional regulator — MRISQLAERSGVPATTLRFYEGAGLLPADRTPAGYRVYGEDAVERLVFIGAAKHPGLPLEEIGELLGVWEAGACRDVKADLRPRIAARLAEAESRAAELAAFMHTALEHLDALPDRASPCDPECDFLAPSATAAPGTRPVDVMLAPSRQAAEAEGWRTALVACSLTGDGLHERTVQWREAVDGAVRTAVPEGLRLTLPVERTARVAELAAAEQQCCPFFDFQLHLDGPRLHLEVRAPADGVGLLTDLFGSDA, encoded by the coding sequence ATGCGGATCTCCCAGCTCGCCGAGCGCTCCGGCGTGCCGGCGACCACCCTGCGTTTCTACGAGGGCGCCGGGCTGCTGCCCGCCGATCGGACCCCGGCCGGCTACCGGGTGTACGGCGAGGACGCGGTCGAGCGGCTGGTGTTCATCGGCGCGGCCAAGCATCCGGGGCTGCCGCTGGAGGAGATCGGCGAGCTGCTCGGGGTGTGGGAGGCCGGCGCCTGCCGGGACGTGAAGGCCGACCTGCGGCCGCGGATCGCCGCCCGCCTGGCCGAGGCCGAATCTCGCGCGGCCGAGCTGGCCGCGTTCATGCACACTGCGCTGGAGCACCTGGACGCTCTGCCCGATCGCGCGAGCCCCTGTGATCCCGAGTGCGACTTCCTCGCCCCGTCGGCCACGGCCGCTCCGGGGACGCGGCCGGTGGACGTGATGCTCGCGCCCAGCCGCCAGGCCGCAGAGGCGGAGGGATGGCGCACGGCGCTGGTGGCCTGCTCCCTGACCGGCGACGGGCTGCACGAGCGGACCGTGCAGTGGCGCGAGGCGGTCGACGGCGCGGTGCGGACCGCGGTACCCGAGGGTCTGCGGCTGACGCTGCCGGTCGAGCGGACGGCGCGGGTGGCGGAGTTGGCGGCGGCCGAGCAGCAGTGCTGCCCGTTCTTCGACTTTCAGCTCCATCTCGACGGACCGCGCCTGCACCTGGAAGTCCGCGCGCCGGCCGACGGGGTCGGCCTGCTCACCGATCTGTTCGGGTCGGACGCCTGA
- a CDS encoding YnfA family protein: MLVARSIALFAVAALFEIGGAWLVWQGIREHKGWIWIGAGVIALGVYGVVATLQSDENFGRILAAYGVFVAGSIAWGMVADGYQPDRFDVIGALVCLAGMAVIMYAPRGH, translated from the coding sequence GTGCTCGTCGCCCGCTCCATCGCTCTGTTCGCCGTCGCCGCCCTGTTCGAGATCGGGGGCGCTTGGCTGGTCTGGCAGGGCATCCGCGAGCACAAGGGCTGGATCTGGATCGGCGCCGGCGTCATCGCGCTCGGCGTATATGGGGTGGTGGCCACCCTCCAGAGCGACGAAAACTTCGGGCGCATCCTCGCCGCGTACGGGGTTTTCGTGGCCGGGTCGATCGCGTGGGGCATGGTGGCCGACGGCTACCAGCCCGACCGCTTCGACGTCATCGGCGCCCTGGTCTGCCTCGCCGGGATGGCGGTCATCATGTACGCCCCGCGCGGCCACTGA
- a CDS encoding sulfite exporter TauE/SafE family protein, producing the protein MEWTIWAGFAAGLLISTVTAPVGVSGAVFLLPVQLSVLGVPSPAVTPTNLLFNVVAGPGALWRYRRDGALRGGLARRLVAWTLPGVIAGAAIRVFALPGPNVFRILVAAFLLPLGTWLCLRTLRPARRRPDAAEPSAPTLAALALTVGVVGGIYGIGGGSLLGPMLAARGMPMARIAPATLAATFTTSVAGAAAYAVLALASPGPVAPDWWLGLACGLGGLIGGYLGARFQPHLPETALRLLLGALAATLGALYAAQTLT; encoded by the coding sequence GTGGAGTGGACGATCTGGGCCGGGTTCGCGGCCGGCCTGCTCATCTCGACGGTGACCGCTCCGGTCGGCGTGTCCGGGGCGGTCTTCCTCCTGCCGGTTCAGCTCAGCGTCCTCGGCGTGCCGAGCCCGGCGGTCACACCGACGAACCTGCTGTTCAATGTGGTGGCCGGGCCAGGCGCGCTGTGGCGCTACCGCCGCGACGGCGCTCTGCGCGGCGGACTGGCCCGGCGCCTCGTCGCCTGGACGCTGCCCGGCGTCATCGCCGGAGCCGCCATCCGCGTCTTCGCCCTGCCCGGCCCCAACGTCTTCCGCATCCTGGTTGCCGCCTTCCTGCTGCCGCTCGGCACGTGGCTGTGCCTGCGCACCCTGCGCCCCGCCCGGCGGCGGCCGGACGCGGCCGAACCGTCGGCGCCCACGCTCGCCGCCCTCGCCCTGACGGTCGGGGTGGTCGGCGGGATCTACGGGATCGGGGGCGGTTCCCTGCTCGGGCCGATGCTCGCCGCGCGCGGCATGCCCATGGCCCGCATCGCACCGGCCACCCTCGCCGCAACCTTCACCACCTCCGTCGCCGGGGCTGCCGCGTACGCCGTGCTGGCCCTGGCGAGCCCCGGGCCCGTCGCGCCCGACTGGTGGCTGGGCTTGGCCTGCGGGCTGGGCGGGCTGATCGGCGGCTACCTCGGCGCCCGCTTCCAACCCCACCTTCCCGAGACCGCGCTACGGCTCCTGCTCGGCGCCCTCGCGGCGACCCTCGGCGCGCTGTACGCCGCCCAGACCCTGACCTGA
- a CDS encoding cation transporter produces MAAISLGPSPARRDALAKRIRLLVTATITYNVIEAVVAITAGTIASSTALIGFGLDSVIEVSSAAAVAWQFSARDHAVREARAKTTLRIIAVSFFALAAYVAIDAVRALVGTGEADRSIPGIVIAALSLAIMPFLSAAQRKAGRELGSASAVADSKQTLLCTYLSAVLLVGLILNATLGWSWADPIAALVIAVIAVKEGRDAWQGKGCCAPPAHTPAPVGATAAEADACGCKPGCTCCS; encoded by the coding sequence ATGGCCGCGATATCCCTGGGCCCGTCCCCGGCCCGCCGCGACGCCCTGGCCAAGCGCATACGGCTGCTGGTCACCGCGACCATCACCTACAACGTGATCGAGGCGGTCGTCGCGATCACCGCCGGGACGATCGCCTCCTCGACCGCGCTGATCGGGTTCGGTCTGGACTCCGTCATCGAGGTGTCCTCCGCCGCGGCAGTCGCCTGGCAGTTCTCCGCCCGCGACCACGCCGTCCGCGAGGCCCGGGCGAAGACCACCCTGCGGATCATCGCCGTCTCCTTCTTCGCCCTCGCCGCCTACGTCGCCATCGACGCCGTACGGGCCCTGGTCGGCACCGGCGAGGCGGACCGCTCCATCCCCGGCATCGTCATAGCCGCCCTGTCTCTGGCGATCATGCCGTTCCTCTCCGCCGCCCAGCGCAAGGCCGGCCGTGAACTCGGCTCCGCCAGCGCGGTCGCCGACTCCAAGCAGACCCTGCTGTGCACCTACCTCTCCGCCGTCCTGCTGGTCGGTCTGATCCTCAACGCCACCCTCGGCTGGTCCTGGGCCGACCCCATCGCCGCCCTCGTCATCGCCGTCATCGCGGTGAAGGAAGGCCGCGACGCGTGGCAGGGCAAGGGCTGCTGCGCACCCCCCGCCCACACTCCGGCCCCCGTCGGGGCAACCGCGGCCGAGGCAGACGCGTGCGGCTGCAAGCCGGGCTGCACCTGCTGCTCGTGA
- a CDS encoding ArsR/SmtB family transcription factor, which produces MLTLAPDIEVLARFGRALADPIRCRILLALREAPAYPSDLADILGVSRTRLSNHLACLRDCGLVVTVPDGRRTRYELADERLGHALDHLLAAVVAVESDKTCPDAATKDCC; this is translated from the coding sequence GTGCTGACTCTTGCTCCCGACATCGAGGTGCTGGCGCGGTTCGGCCGCGCGCTCGCCGACCCGATCCGCTGCCGGATCCTCCTCGCGCTGCGCGAGGCGCCGGCCTACCCCTCCGATCTAGCCGACATCCTCGGCGTCTCCCGGACCCGGCTGTCCAACCACCTGGCCTGCCTGCGCGACTGCGGGCTCGTCGTCACCGTGCCCGACGGCCGTCGTACCCGCTACGAACTCGCCGACGAACGCCTCGGCCACGCCCTGGACCACCTGCTCGCTGCGGTGGTCGCGGTCGAGTCAGACAAGACCTGCCCGGACGCGGCTACGAAGGACTGCTGCTGA
- a CDS encoding ArsR/SmtB family transcription factor yields the protein MNARMHLSGTHRSQEPDDGERLDVAVEVLGLLADRTRLTLLRRLGEGEADVTTLAEACGAARPSVSQHLARLRLAGLVATRKDGRRVIYALRHGHLRNLVEEALSVADHQLGALPPHD from the coding sequence ATGAATGCACGCATGCACTTGTCAGGTACTCATCGTTCGCAAGAGCCAGACGACGGCGAACGACTCGACGTGGCGGTGGAAGTGCTCGGGCTACTCGCCGACCGCACCCGCCTGACCCTGCTGCGCCGGCTCGGCGAAGGCGAGGCGGATGTGACCACGCTGGCCGAAGCGTGCGGCGCGGCCCGCCCATCGGTCAGCCAACACCTGGCCCGGCTCCGCCTGGCCGGACTGGTCGCCACCCGCAAGGACGGCCGCCGAGTGATCTACGCCCTGCGCCACGGCCACCTGCGCAACCTGGTCGAGGAAGCCCTCAGCGTCGCCGATCACCAGCTCGGCGCGCTGCCGCCCCACGACTGA
- a CDS encoding cation diffusion facilitator family transporter, with the protein MSDHDPTHEPHASAEHHHDHDGHGHGHEHGGHGHDHGHGVSRWSRLRHQVGHAFAPHSHEAADKVDSAMESSAEGMRTLWISLGVLGVTTVLQTLVFALSGSVALLGDTIHNGADALTAVPLGIAFVIGRRAATRRFTYGFGRAEDLAGIAILLTITASSALAAYTAVDRLLNPQEITHLPWVAAAAVVGFIGNEWVARYRIRTGRKIGSAALVADGLHARTDGFTSLAVLLGAGGVALGWQLADPIVGLLITIAILMVLKDAAKEVFRRLMDAVDPALVDSAETALRSVPGVSRVGEVRMRWIGHQLRAEATITVDGSLSLRSAHQVAVEAEHALLHAVPRLTAALIHADPTRAGDQDPHAALAHHHS; encoded by the coding sequence GTGAGCGACCACGACCCCACCCACGAGCCGCACGCCTCCGCCGAGCACCACCACGATCACGACGGGCATGGCCACGGTCACGAACACGGCGGCCACGGGCATGACCACGGGCATGGGGTTTCCCGCTGGTCGAGACTGCGGCACCAGGTCGGCCACGCCTTCGCTCCGCATTCTCACGAGGCGGCGGACAAGGTCGACTCGGCGATGGAGTCGTCGGCGGAGGGCATGCGCACGCTGTGGATCTCGCTGGGCGTTCTCGGTGTCACCACCGTGCTCCAGACTTTGGTGTTCGCCCTGTCCGGGTCGGTCGCGCTGTTGGGTGACACGATCCATAACGGCGCCGACGCGCTGACCGCGGTGCCGCTGGGCATCGCCTTCGTCATCGGGCGGCGGGCGGCGACCCGCCGCTTCACCTACGGTTTCGGGCGGGCCGAGGATCTGGCGGGCATCGCGATCCTGCTCACCATCACCGCGTCCTCCGCGCTGGCGGCGTACACCGCCGTCGACCGGCTGCTGAACCCGCAGGAGATCACCCACCTGCCGTGGGTCGCTGCCGCCGCGGTCGTCGGCTTCATCGGCAACGAGTGGGTAGCCCGCTACCGCATCCGTACCGGGCGCAAGATCGGCTCGGCTGCCCTGGTCGCCGACGGGCTGCACGCCCGCACCGACGGCTTCACCTCCCTCGCTGTCCTGCTCGGCGCCGGCGGGGTCGCCCTCGGCTGGCAGCTGGCGGACCCAATCGTCGGCCTCCTGATCACCATCGCGATCCTCATGGTGCTCAAGGACGCGGCGAAGGAGGTCTTCCGCCGTCTGATGGACGCGGTCGACCCCGCCCTCGTCGACAGCGCCGAGACCGCCCTGCGGTCGGTGCCCGGGGTGAGCCGGGTCGGCGAGGTGCGGATGCGGTGGATCGGCCACCAGCTGCGGGCCGAGGCCACCATCACCGTCGACGGCTCCCTCAGCCTGCGCTCCGCCCATCAGGTCGCGGTGGAGGCCGAGCACGCGCTGCTGCACGCCGTCCCCCGGCTGACCGCCGCGCTGATCCATGCCGACCCCACCCGCGCCGGCGATCAGGACCCGCACGCCGCCCTCGCCCACCACCACTCCTGA
- a CDS encoding cation diffusion facilitator family transporter, translated as MSTTHDQDHGSGHGGHAHGVAADADRRWLTLALVMIAVFMCAEVVVGVVANSLALISDAAHMLTDVASIVLALVAMRLAARPAKGSYTYGLKRVEILSAQANGLTLLLLSVWLAYEAIHRLISPPQVTGGLVLATALVGVAVNLVATWAISKANRTSLNVQGAYQHILTDLFGFVATAIAGAVVLFTGFARADAIASLLVVALMLKAGYGLVRDSGRIFLEAAPTGTDPDALGDLLAAQNGVVELHDLHIWTITSGQSALSAHVLVEPGEDCHAVRRDLEQLLATGPGITHTTLQVDHAPEQLLTLHSAEPDADGAHCDDAHGPGHRPGPHEH; from the coding sequence ATGAGCACCACCCACGATCAGGACCACGGCAGCGGGCACGGCGGCCACGCCCACGGGGTGGCCGCGGACGCGGACCGCCGGTGGCTGACCCTCGCCCTGGTGATGATCGCCGTCTTCATGTGCGCCGAGGTCGTCGTCGGTGTGGTGGCCAACTCGCTGGCGTTGATCTCGGACGCCGCGCACATGCTCACCGATGTCGCCTCGATCGTGCTGGCCCTGGTCGCGATGCGGCTGGCCGCCCGCCCGGCCAAGGGCTCCTACACCTACGGCCTCAAGCGTGTGGAGATCCTGTCCGCGCAGGCCAACGGGCTGACCTTGCTGCTGTTGTCGGTGTGGCTGGCCTACGAGGCGATCCACCGGCTGATCTCCCCGCCGCAGGTCACCGGCGGCCTCGTCCTGGCCACGGCCCTGGTCGGGGTGGCGGTCAATCTGGTGGCGACGTGGGCGATTTCCAAGGCCAACCGGACCTCGCTGAACGTCCAGGGCGCCTACCAGCACATCCTGACCGACCTGTTCGGGTTCGTCGCCACCGCGATCGCCGGCGCCGTGGTGCTGTTCACCGGCTTCGCCCGCGCGGACGCGATCGCCTCCCTGCTGGTGGTCGCCCTGATGCTCAAGGCCGGCTACGGCCTGGTCCGCGACTCGGGCCGCATCTTCCTGGAGGCAGCCCCCACCGGCACCGACCCCGACGCCCTGGGCGACCTCCTGGCCGCCCAGAACGGGGTGGTCGAGCTCCACGATCTGCACATCTGGACGATCACCTCCGGCCAGAGCGCCCTGTCCGCCCACGTCCTGGTGGAACCGGGCGAGGACTGCCACGCGGTACGCCGGGACCTGGAACAACTCCTGGCCACCGGCCCCGGCATCACCCACACCACGCTGCAGGTCGACCACGCCCCCGAGCAGCTGCTCACCCTGCACTCCGCCGAACCGGACGCGGACGGGGCGCACTGCGACGACGCCCACGGCCCCGGCCACCGCCCCGGCCCCCACGAGCACTGA
- a CDS encoding MFS transporter, with protein MKTLWAATASFPPVVRLLMANQFAINLAFYMLMPYLAAHLTGDLGLAAWTVGLVLGVRNLSQQGMFLIGGTIADRYGYKAPIIAGCLLRTAGFALLGWVDNVPALIIASAATGFAGALFNPAVRAYLAAEAGERRVDAFATFNVYYQAGMLLGPLVGLALLAADFRAVCTVAAAIFAALTILQWRALPASARQNGAAGREEGGVLAQWRTVVANRPFLLFSLAMIGSYVLTFQVYLALPLAADDALGSNGTKATSALFVVSAAVAVMGQLRLTGWANRRWSPDQALVRGLAAMGLAFAPLALVPSQAGKMVVLGALVVAVVLLAAGSAVVYPFEMDTVISLAGGRLVATHYGLYNTVSGLGITLGNLATGALWDFAHRHHAGWLVWAGLAATGALCAAAVRALSRTGRLAAPVPQPLPA; from the coding sequence ATGAAGACCCTGTGGGCCGCCACCGCCTCCTTCCCCCCGGTCGTACGGCTGCTGATGGCCAACCAGTTCGCCATCAACCTCGCCTTCTACATGCTCATGCCCTACCTCGCCGCCCACCTCACCGGCGACCTCGGCCTCGCCGCCTGGACGGTCGGTCTGGTCCTGGGCGTACGCAACCTCTCCCAGCAGGGCATGTTCCTCATCGGCGGCACCATCGCCGACCGCTACGGCTACAAAGCCCCCATCATCGCCGGATGCCTGCTGCGTACCGCCGGATTCGCCCTGCTGGGCTGGGTCGACAACGTCCCCGCGCTGATCATCGCCTCGGCGGCAACCGGCTTCGCCGGCGCCCTGTTCAACCCCGCGGTCCGCGCCTACCTCGCCGCCGAAGCCGGCGAACGCCGGGTCGACGCGTTCGCCACCTTCAACGTCTACTACCAGGCCGGCATGCTCCTCGGCCCGCTGGTCGGACTCGCCCTGCTGGCCGCCGACTTCCGCGCGGTGTGCACCGTGGCCGCCGCGATCTTTGCCGCGCTGACCATCTTGCAATGGCGGGCCCTGCCCGCGTCCGCCCGGCAGAACGGCGCTGCCGGGCGAGAGGAGGGCGGGGTGCTGGCCCAGTGGCGCACGGTCGTGGCCAACCGGCCGTTCCTGCTGTTCTCGCTGGCGATGATCGGCTCCTACGTCCTGACCTTCCAGGTCTACCTCGCGCTGCCCTTGGCCGCCGACGACGCGCTCGGCAGCAACGGCACCAAGGCCACCAGTGCCCTGTTCGTGGTCTCCGCGGCGGTGGCCGTGATGGGGCAACTGCGCCTGACCGGCTGGGCGAACCGCCGCTGGAGCCCTGATCAGGCCCTGGTGCGGGGCCTGGCCGCGATGGGGCTGGCCTTCGCGCCCCTGGCGCTCGTGCCCTCACAGGCGGGGAAGATGGTGGTGCTGGGGGCGCTCGTGGTGGCGGTGGTGCTGCTGGCGGCCGGCAGCGCGGTGGTCTACCCCTTCGAGATGGACACCGTCATCTCCCTGGCCGGGGGGCGGCTGGTCGCCACCCACTACGGCCTCTACAACACCGTCTCCGGCCTCGGTATCACCCTGGGGAACCTCGCCACCGGCGCGTTGTGGGACTTCGCCCACCGCCACCACGCCGGATGGCTCGTCTGGGCGGGGCTGGCCGCCACCGGCGCGCTGTGCGCGGCAGCCGTCCGTGCGCTGTCCCGCACCGGCCGACTCGCGGCGCCGGTTCCCCAGCCGCTTCCCGCCTGA
- a CDS encoding PLP-dependent cysteine synthase family protein, which yields MNSSLLPVLPPAPARLLAATSLPSHTPAGLVGDTPLLWVGEPFAASGRGFWAKLEGHNPGGIKDRTALYMVARARERGDLLPGAPIVESTSGTLGLGLALAGVTFGHPVTVVTDPGMEPMMTGLLTAYGADVQTVTQPHPTGGWQQARRERVGELLAARSDAWCPDQYHNPDNVAAYRPLAHELIAQLGRIDALVVSVGTGGHSAGIASVLRGYFPDLTVVGVDTTGSTIFGQPAAPRLMRGLGSSIYPRNVDYTLFDEVHWVAAPEAVWAARALARAHYATGGWSVGAVALAARWLAGQLPAEARIAAVFPDGPQRYTTTVFDDTYCREHHLLGHQPPDAPEEISFPGERTVTRWTRCTTVTDPLAGTAALGPDAAACTLAEAAR from the coding sequence ATGAACTCTTCGCTCCTGCCCGTACTTCCCCCTGCCCCGGCCCGGCTGCTGGCCGCCACATCCCTGCCCTCGCACACCCCGGCCGGTCTGGTCGGTGACACCCCTCTGCTGTGGGTCGGCGAGCCATTCGCTGCTTCGGGCCGCGGCTTCTGGGCGAAACTCGAAGGCCACAACCCCGGCGGGATCAAGGACCGCACCGCCCTGTACATGGTGGCCCGCGCCCGCGAGCGCGGGGACCTGCTGCCCGGGGCGCCCATCGTGGAGTCGACCTCCGGCACGCTCGGCCTGGGCCTGGCCCTGGCCGGGGTCACCTTCGGGCACCCGGTCACCGTGGTCACCGACCCGGGCATGGAGCCGATGATGACGGGCCTGCTCACCGCCTATGGAGCCGACGTGCAGACCGTGACACAGCCGCACCCCACCGGCGGCTGGCAGCAGGCCCGCCGCGAACGGGTCGGTGAACTCCTCGCCGCCCGCTCGGACGCCTGGTGCCCCGACCAGTACCACAACCCGGACAACGTGGCCGCCTACCGACCCCTGGCCCACGAACTCATCGCCCAGCTCGGCCGGATCGACGCCCTGGTTGTCAGCGTGGGAACGGGCGGCCACTCGGCCGGGATCGCCTCCGTGCTGCGCGGCTACTTCCCCGACCTGACGGTGGTGGGGGTCGACACGACCGGCTCGACGATCTTCGGGCAGCCCGCCGCGCCGCGCCTGATGCGGGGGCTGGGCAGCAGCATCTATCCCCGCAACGTCGACTACACGCTGTTCGACGAAGTCCACTGGGTCGCCGCCCCCGAGGCGGTGTGGGCGGCCCGCGCCCTGGCCAGGGCCCACTACGCCACCGGCGGCTGGAGCGTGGGGGCGGTCGCCCTCGCCGCCCGCTGGCTCGCCGGACAGCTGCCCGCCGAAGCGAGGATCGCGGCGGTCTTCCCCGACGGCCCCCAGCGCTACACCACGACCGTCTTCGACGACACGTACTGCCGCGAACACCACCTGCTCGGCCACCAGCCCCCAGACGCCCCCGAGGAGATCAGCTTCCCTGGCGAGCGCACCGTCACCCGCTGGACGCGGTGCACCACCGTCACCGACCCCCTCGCCGGCACCGCCGCGCTCGGCCCGGACGCTGCCGCCTGCACCCTGGCGGAGGCCGCCCGATGA
- a CDS encoding DUF6153 family protein codes for MSRVRFPSAPEPAWRVKVLLVLAVLVGLLGMHGLASASMAPAAAAPMPAHAPAAVPADDCGCHDQAHGPAGGHGHHADALCVAAGTSHGPALPVLTQVAVEPTAPHGVPQHQRGHAFDGGRAPPSLSELQLLRI; via the coding sequence GTGAGCCGTGTCCGCTTCCCTTCGGCGCCGGAGCCCGCCTGGCGGGTGAAGGTGCTACTGGTGCTGGCCGTACTCGTCGGCCTGCTGGGCATGCACGGTCTCGCGTCCGCCAGCATGGCACCCGCGGCTGCCGCGCCCATGCCCGCTCACGCACCAGCAGCCGTCCCGGCTGACGACTGTGGATGCCACGATCAGGCCCATGGTCCGGCCGGAGGCCACGGCCATCACGCCGACGCGCTCTGTGTCGCCGCCGGCACGAGCCACGGCCCGGCCCTTCCTGTCCTGACACAAGTGGCCGTCGAGCCGACCGCGCCCCACGGGGTGCCGCAGCACCAGCGCGGACACGCCTTCGACGGCGGCCGGGCCCCGCCCTCCTTGAGCGAACTGCAGCTCCTGCGCATTTAG
- a CDS encoding DUF305 domain-containing protein has product MTTHRSTLRRAAAVTAAATVALVLAACGSSDTGTSGSGTTTPPASASASTGAHNAADVAFATQMIQHHRQAIAMADLAATRAANSDVKTLATKIKNAQDPEITTMSGWLKTWGEKVPDAMGGMDHGMDHGNASPMPGMMTTQQMDELKDASGKAFDTAFLTMMVGHHQGAIEMAKTEKSNGVYGPAKALADDVITAQSAEITQMNKMLGTS; this is encoded by the coding sequence ATGACCACACACCGTTCCACCCTCCGCCGGGCCGCCGCCGTGACGGCCGCCGCCACCGTGGCCCTCGTCCTCGCCGCCTGCGGCAGCAGTGACACCGGCACCTCCGGCAGCGGCACGACGACCCCGCCCGCCTCCGCCTCGGCGTCGACCGGGGCGCACAACGCCGCCGACGTCGCCTTCGCCACCCAGATGATCCAGCACCACCGCCAGGCCATCGCGATGGCCGACCTGGCCGCCACCCGGGCCGCCAACAGCGACGTCAAGACCCTGGCCACGAAGATCAAGAACGCGCAGGACCCGGAGATCACCACCATGTCCGGCTGGCTCAAGACGTGGGGCGAGAAGGTCCCCGACGCCATGGGCGGCATGGACCACGGCATGGACCACGGGAACGCCTCGCCCATGCCCGGCATGATGACCACCCAGCAGATGGACGAGCTGAAAGACGCATCCGGCAAAGCCTTCGACACCGCGTTCCTGACCATGATGGTCGGGCACCACCAGGGCGCGATCGAGATGGCGAAGACGGAGAAGAGCAACGGCGTCTACGGCCCGGCCAAGGCCCTCGCCGACGACGTGATCACCGCGCAGAGCGCGGAGATCACCCAGATGAACAAGATGCTCGGCACGAGCTGA
- a CDS encoding cadmium resistance transporter, producing MDLGIIGQAAGLFAVTNIDDILVLALFFAQGAGHKGSTRNIATGQCLGFAAILGVAVAAAFGATFLPESAIPYLGLLPLILGLKAAWQAWQNHRDGGDEESAAKEGGPKILEVAAVTFANGGDNIGVYVPVFATAGVGGMSVYAVVFLILLAVWIFAGKFFATRPVIAKALARWGHILLPVVLIGIGLLILIEGGAFGL from the coding sequence GTGGATCTGGGGATCATCGGGCAGGCGGCCGGTCTGTTCGCGGTGACGAACATCGACGACATCCTGGTCCTCGCGCTGTTCTTCGCGCAGGGCGCCGGGCACAAGGGCTCCACCCGCAACATCGCGACGGGGCAGTGTCTTGGCTTCGCGGCCATCCTCGGTGTGGCGGTGGCCGCCGCGTTCGGCGCCACGTTCTTGCCCGAGTCGGCCATCCCCTACCTCGGTCTGCTGCCGCTGATCCTGGGCCTTAAGGCCGCCTGGCAGGCGTGGCAGAACCACCGCGACGGCGGGGACGAGGAGAGTGCGGCCAAGGAGGGCGGGCCCAAGATCCTGGAGGTCGCCGCGGTGACCTTCGCCAACGGCGGCGACAACATCGGCGTCTACGTCCCGGTGTTCGCCACCGCCGGCGTCGGCGGCATGAGCGTCTACGCCGTGGTGTTCCTGATCCTGCTCGCCGTGTGGATCTTCGCGGGCAAGTTCTTCGCCACCCGACCCGTCATCGCCAAGGCCCTGGCCCGCTGGGGCCACATCCTGCTCCCCGTCGTCCTCATCGGCATCGGCCTGCTCATCCTCATCGAAGGCGGCGCCTTCGGCTTGTAG